The following coding sequences are from one Diabrotica virgifera virgifera chromosome 2, PGI_DIABVI_V3a window:
- the LOC126879979 gene encoding uncharacterized protein LOC126879979, with the protein MEVNVSLRTLLNINRGKKRKININQWKRNIRKRHRNAGEAYISVRNENVPEKPRPHEERLCKCKSVCKADKIQGQFGDLFTKFHSLDYNGQTAHLASCMELQEPQRRRVPEDISRRQCTVRYHILIGVKKLPVCQKTICQAFGITPRRIQHIQQKIKTDMPLRDQRGKHNNRPKKVHETDKERIKEHIKSFPHQENHYSRAASSKNCLPAELSLKKMYKLFCEKYPQCNVSRRTYTDIFQSDFNLRFGLPRSDTCTFCDKMYIKLVATSDGPERKAILVDSELNHARAEAGYKALKLDAEKANPQLVVLFTDLQQVLYCPTLTHSSVFYQRQYATYNYDIHDAGSNDATMMLWHESIGSRGSTDIASAFLCYIKHNFRPLNSGEIKKLIVWSDRCVGQNNNWRMLSMFRLLIVNRYFTQVEQKFLTNGHSFLPCDRDFLLIERKKKTAMVNVPFDWVVVIANSRPSKPFNVYYMEQKDFKDFSACENYLWKDPKCKITEYRWFKFDSDDPTRIMARTSHNIMQPWQTFSLVNKKWGAKAIRAFNYQIDALPNAYTGPIIIKEEKRKNLLDMCQYLKPEYREFYEKLE; encoded by the exons ATGGAGGTTAACGTGTCGCTGCGTACCcttttgaacataaatagagggAAAAAACGCAAAATCAATATTAACCAGTGGAAGAGAAACATCCGTAAGCGTCATAGAAATGCAGGTGAAGCATATATATCTGTTAGAAACGAGAATGTACCAGAAAAACCCCGTCCACATGAG gaGCGACTATGTAAGTGCAAATCTGTTTGCAAGGCTGATAAAATTCAAGGCCAGTTTGGAGATCTCTTCACAAAATTCCATAGCCTGGATTATAATGGACAAACTGCGCACCTGGCCAGTTGTATGGAACTTCAAGAGCCACAACGTAGACGGGTTCCCGAAGACATCTCCAGACGACAATGTACTGTACGATACCACATCCTTATTGGAGTGAAGAAATTACCAGTGTGCCAAAAAACTATATGTCAAGCATTTGGAATAACACCTCGAAGAATCCAACACATTCAGCAGAAGATAAAAACAGATATGCCGTTACGTGATCAACGTGGAAAACACAATAATAGGCCTAAAAAAGTCCACGAAACCGACAAAGAACGCATAAAAGAACACATAAAGTCGTTTCCACATCAAGAAAACCATTATAGTCGCGCTGCATCTTCGAAGAACTGCCTTCCTGCTGAATTAAGCTTGAAAAAAATGTACAAACTGTTTTGTGAAAAGTATCCGCAATGCAATGTTTCCCGGCGCACTTACACTGACATATTTCAATCAGACTTTAATCTGCGCTTTGGTCTCCCTCGCTCAGATACGTGTACGTTTTGTGATAAAATGTATATCAAGCTTGTGGCTACATCAGACGGTCCAGAAAGAAAAGCTATTCTTGTTGACAGTGAACTCAACCATGCACGTGCTGAGGCTGGATACAAAGCATTGAAGTTGGATGCTGAAAAGGCTAATCCACAACTCGTCGTACTCTTCACTGATCTTCAGCAAGTGTTGTACTGTCCAACATTGACTCATTCTTCAGTATTCTACCAACGTCAGTATGCCACTTACAACTATGATATTCACGATGCAGGTTCAAACGATGCCACTATGATGTTGTGGCATGAATCTATTGGTAGTCGTGGTTCTACAGATATCGCTTCAGCTTTCCTGTGTTACATAAAACATAACTTTCGTCCATTGAACTCAGGAGAAATAAAAAAACTCATTGTCTGGTCTGACCGATGCGTCGGCCAGAATAATAACTGGAGAATGCTGTCCATGTTCCGTTTACTGATTGTAAATAGATATTTCACTCAAGTAGAACAAAAGTTCTTAACTAACGGTCACAGCTTCTTACCTTGCGACCGTGATTTTTTGCTCATAGAGAGAAAGAAAAAAACAGCAATGGTGAATGTACCCTTCGACTGGGTAGTAGTGATTGCCAACTCACGTCCCAGCAAGCCCTTCAATGTGTACTACATGGAGCAAAAAGACTTCAAAGATTTTTCAGCATGTGAGAACTACTTATGGAAAGATCCCAAATGTAAGATCACTGAGTACCGTTGGTTCAAATTCGACAGCGATGATCCTACGAGAATAATGGCTAGAACTTCTCACAACATTATGCAACCTTGGCAAACATTCTCACTTGTGAATAAAAAATGGGGTGCAAAAGCCATCAGAGCATTCAACTACCAAATTGATGCGTTGCCGAATGCGTATACCGGGcctataataataaaagaagaaaaacGCAAAAATCTACTGGATATGTGCCAGTACCTGAAACCCGAATACCGAGAGTTTTATGAAAAATTAGAATAG